The following proteins are co-located in the Corynebacterium aquilae DSM 44791 genome:
- a CDS encoding ABC transporter permease, with product MNFMEALSLAGGSLRNNKMRSLLTLLGVIIGIAAVIAILTLGSALQKQTMGAFEGAGATDLQLQVVARDNSGEEEEGVGDAAEAFGASAVIDDDSKFTPDDVEQLREAYGDRLAGISISGDGYVPSQVTRLDDNDVPEGKASTVYLESYNTDGLRMNGDDIAYGRGYTEQEVESNAMVAVANYALVDKMFNGDPASALGKSVQVETESGDFDFQIIGVQKKPESIVLDGFANLNLVIPYTTAAEMNDQPLVFGTVSIRPKSGEDKEVLIKQIQGWLDKHWADDEAARVKITDFSKQLESFTKVLGAISMVISSIAGISLLVGGIGIMNIMLVTVTERTREIGIRKALGATRGAIRLQFVIEAMMVCLLGGIIGVLLGGGVGMVGAKLMGHMVWPPITGVLFSLGFSLAIGLFFGFYPANKAAKMDPIEALRHE from the coding sequence ATGAATTTCATGGAAGCGCTCAGCCTCGCCGGAGGTAGCCTGCGCAACAACAAGATGCGATCTTTGCTGACCCTGCTGGGCGTCATCATTGGGATCGCGGCCGTGATTGCGATTTTGACCCTGGGTTCTGCTTTGCAGAAGCAGACCATGGGCGCCTTCGAGGGCGCCGGTGCGACAGATCTCCAGCTGCAGGTCGTGGCGCGCGACAACAGTGGTGAGGAAGAAGAAGGCGTGGGTGACGCCGCTGAGGCCTTTGGTGCCAGCGCCGTCATCGACGACGATTCCAAGTTCACCCCGGACGATGTGGAGCAGTTACGCGAAGCCTACGGCGATCGTCTGGCCGGTATCTCCATTAGCGGCGATGGTTACGTCCCCTCGCAGGTGACCCGACTGGACGACAACGATGTTCCGGAAGGCAAAGCCTCCACGGTCTACCTGGAAAGCTATAACACCGACGGCCTGCGGATGAACGGCGACGACATCGCCTACGGTCGTGGCTACACCGAACAAGAAGTGGAAAGCAACGCCATGGTGGCGGTCGCCAACTACGCCTTGGTCGACAAGATGTTCAACGGGGATCCTGCATCCGCGTTGGGTAAGTCGGTGCAGGTGGAAACTGAATCGGGCGATTTCGACTTCCAGATCATCGGTGTACAGAAGAAGCCTGAATCGATCGTGTTGGATGGTTTCGCGAACCTGAACCTGGTGATTCCCTACACCACGGCCGCTGAGATGAATGATCAGCCGCTGGTGTTTGGCACCGTGTCTATCCGCCCGAAGTCGGGTGAGGACAAGGAAGTTCTGATCAAGCAGATTCAGGGCTGGCTCGACAAGCACTGGGCGGACGATGAAGCAGCCCGGGTGAAGATCACTGACTTCTCCAAGCAGTTGGAGAGCTTCACCAAGGTGCTGGGCGCGATCTCCATGGTGATCTCCTCGATCGCAGGTATCTCCCTGTTGGTCGGTGGCATCGGCATCATGAACATCATGCTGGTGACAGTGACTGAGCGCACCCGCGAGATCGGTATCCGCAAGGCACTGGGTGCTACCCGTGGTGCCATTCGTCTGCAGTTCGTGATTGAGGCGATGATGGTTTGCTTGTTGGGCGGCATCATCGGTGTGCTGCTGGGCGGCGGGGTCGGAATGGTCGGCGCCAAACTCATGGGGCATATGGTGTGGCCGCCTATAACGGGCGTGCTGTTCTCTCTGGGCTTTTCTCTTGCGATTGGTTTGTTCTTCGGGTTCTACCCGGCAAACAAGGCCGCAAAGATGGACCCCATCGAGGCGCTGCGTCACGAATAA
- a CDS encoding substrate-binding domain-containing protein, with amino-acid sequence MSVTDTTHPTPIARIRRGLGAAFALVAAATLAGCSVCSPTGGAPVAGTSGSSAGGGVDTDRAVVAMVSHGAPGDTFWDLVRKGAEDAAKKDNIELRYSSDPQAPNQANLVQSAIDAHVDGIAVTLPNAQAIGPAAKNAVDAGIPVVGLNAGMNDYETYGLTGFFGQDEKVAGTLAGERLHEEGAKKVLCVIHEQGNSSQEARCAGVKDGAKADTEILYVNGQELTSVTATIEAKLAQDPAIDYVMTLVAPVGLAATKSVGEAGSQAKVATFDTNAELVTAIKDGRIQFAVDQQPYVQGYMAVDALWLAMRNGSTIGGGRPVYTGPAFVDAGNVDKIADAAKEGLR; translated from the coding sequence ATGAGCGTGACTGATACGACTCATCCCACTCCCATCGCCCGCATCAGGCGCGGTCTTGGCGCAGCTTTTGCCCTTGTCGCCGCGGCAACCCTCGCTGGTTGCTCTGTGTGTTCCCCCACTGGTGGCGCACCGGTCGCCGGTACCTCCGGTAGCAGTGCCGGCGGTGGGGTTGATACCGATCGCGCCGTTGTGGCGATGGTCAGCCATGGTGCCCCGGGCGATACTTTCTGGGATTTGGTCCGCAAGGGAGCGGAAGATGCAGCCAAGAAAGACAATATTGAGCTGCGTTATTCCTCCGACCCGCAGGCCCCGAATCAGGCAAACCTGGTGCAGTCCGCCATTGACGCGCACGTTGACGGTATTGCCGTGACCCTGCCGAATGCTCAGGCGATTGGCCCGGCGGCGAAAAATGCGGTGGATGCGGGTATCCCCGTGGTGGGTCTGAACGCCGGCATGAATGATTACGAGACCTATGGTTTGACCGGCTTTTTCGGTCAGGATGAAAAGGTCGCTGGCACGCTCGCCGGTGAGCGCCTGCATGAAGAAGGCGCGAAGAAGGTTCTTTGTGTCATCCACGAGCAGGGCAACTCCTCCCAGGAGGCGCGTTGCGCAGGTGTGAAGGACGGCGCGAAGGCCGACACTGAAATTTTGTACGTCAATGGTCAGGAGCTGACCAGCGTGACCGCCACGATTGAGGCGAAGCTGGCGCAGGACCCCGCCATTGATTACGTGATGACGTTGGTGGCGCCCGTTGGTTTGGCTGCGACCAAGTCCGTTGGTGAGGCAGGTTCTCAAGCGAAGGTTGCGACCTTTGATACCAATGCTGAGCTGGTGACCGCTATTAAGGATGGTCGCATCCAGTTCGCGGTTGACCAGCAGCCTTATGTGCAGGGTTATATGGCGGTTGATGCGCTGTGGCTGGCGATGCGCAACGGCTCCACCATCGGTGGTGGCCGCCCGGTGTACACCGGTCCTGCTTTTGTGGACGCCGGCAACGTTGACAAGATTGCTGATGCCGCCAAGGAAGGTTTGCGATGA
- a CDS encoding ABC transporter permease, with product MWGRIVRRPELASFLGAVLIFILFMIVAPPFRTMDAMATVLYASSTMGIMALAVGMLMIGDEFDLSSGVAVTTTALAASMINYNGHFNSWVGVFLSLVLALGIGAFNGFLVTRTGIPSFLITLSAFLSLQGLNLAITKMVAGTVATPTIADMAGFEPARKVFASSFSVGGVNIKVTILWWLLFVAIASFVLYKTRFGNWVFAVGGDKDAAHAVGVPVRRVKIYLFMFVGFAAWFVGMHNLFAFDSIQAGQGVGNEFLYIIAAVIGGCALTGGKGTAVGTAIGALIFGMTNQGIVYAGWNPDWFKFFLGAMLLFAVLTNNAVAAVTEKR from the coding sequence ATGTGGGGGCGCATTGTGCGCCGCCCGGAGTTGGCTTCTTTCCTCGGTGCCGTGCTCATCTTCATCCTGTTCATGATCGTCGCACCGCCGTTTAGGACCATGGACGCCATGGCGACAGTCCTGTACGCATCGTCCACCATGGGCATCATGGCTCTGGCCGTGGGCATGCTGATGATTGGCGACGAGTTCGACCTGTCCAGCGGTGTCGCTGTGACCACCACGGCGCTGGCGGCGTCCATGATCAACTACAACGGCCACTTCAATTCCTGGGTTGGCGTATTCCTGTCGTTGGTACTGGCCTTGGGCATCGGTGCCTTCAATGGTTTCCTGGTTACCCGCACAGGTATTCCGAGCTTCCTGATCACTTTGTCGGCGTTTTTGTCGCTGCAGGGTTTGAACCTGGCGATTACCAAGATGGTCGCCGGCACGGTGGCGACTCCCACCATTGCGGATATGGCTGGTTTTGAGCCTGCCCGGAAAGTGTTTGCGTCGTCTTTCAGCGTGGGCGGGGTCAACATCAAGGTCACTATTTTGTGGTGGCTGCTGTTCGTGGCGATCGCCAGCTTCGTGTTGTACAAGACTCGTTTCGGTAACTGGGTGTTCGCCGTCGGTGGCGATAAGGACGCCGCACATGCGGTGGGTGTCCCGGTGCGACGGGTCAAGATTTACCTGTTCATGTTCGTCGGTTTCGCCGCCTGGTTCGTTGGTATGCACAACCTGTTCGCCTTCGATTCCATTCAGGCGGGCCAGGGCGTGGGTAACGAGTTCTTGTACATCATTGCCGCCGTCATTGGTGGTTGTGCGCTGACCGGCGGTAAGGGCACGGCCGTGGGTACCGCTATCGGTGCTTTGATTTTCGGCATGACCAACCAGGGCATCGTCTATGCGGGCTGGAACCCGGACTGGTTCAAGTTCTTCCTGGGCGCGATGTTGCTGTTCGCGGTGCTCACTAATAATGCGGTCGCCGCAGTGACGGAGAAGCGATAA